The Streptomyces cathayae DNA segment CGCTCACCCTTTGGCACAGAACCGATCAGCGTCAGGGCGTCCCTGGCCTGGGCCGCCTCCCAGAGCACGACATCGTCACCCACCAGGTCCGCCGCGCTGAGATGCCTCATCGGGTCGGTGATGCGGACGACCTCGATCAACTCGGTCTTCTCCTGAACAGGCGGAAGTATCATGCGTAAAGAATCCCCGATCAAGATCCCGCGCACCGGAGCAGGCAGACCTGGCGTGGTTCGCTGAAGGGGACGGACTCGACGCGCAGCACGTCGACCCGATGCGGTTCGGTCTGCGGGGGCCGCGGCAGGGGTCGGGCGCCTCGGCCGCCGGCCCGGGTCGGGCGGTCATTCCGTTTCGGGGGCGTGCGGGCTGCTCGTGGGGGGATCGGTCGGGCGGTCCCTGCCGCCGTCGTGGCCGGACGCCACCACCGCGAGGAGACCGATCACGACGGCCGCGGCGGCGATCCTGCCCGCGGCCCGCAGGACCCAGCCCGGCAGGGAGCCGCTCCCGGGCCGGGCCGGCGCACGCAGCCGCTCCGCCCGCCGGGCCGGCCGCAGCAGCCGGAGCAACAGCAGGACGGCGACCGGCAGTTGCAGCAGCCACAGCACGGTGCGCGGCCACTCGCCGTACCAGACGTTGGTGCCGTACAGCAGGGTGTGCCACACGCTCAGCACGTACACGACGATCACGAAGCGGTGCAGCCGGCGCCAGGCGTTCGCACCGATGCGGTGCCGGACGTAGAACAGCAGGCCCAGGGGGATCGCCAGGTACAGGGCGCCCTGGCCGAGCGGGATGGCGATGCGGCCGGTCCCGGAGTCGTACCAGCCGGGCACGAAGGCGTCCGCGAAGCCGACCCACAGCCGCCTGGCCCACCCCACCTGGGCTTCGTAGCGCACGAGTTCGGCCGAGAACATCAGCGCGTGCGCGAACATCAGCGCCATCGTGGTCAGGCTGGTGGTGCGGTGCCAGCGCTCCAGGACCTGACGGGAGACGGGCAGCCGGGCCGGGCGCGGCCCCGACAGCAGCAGCCCGAGCATGACCGTGCCCCACGCCCACAGCAGTCCCGACCAGCCGAACGCCTGGCTGAGCAGGTACATCCAGTACGTACGCGGGTCGTCCATGAACGGCATGACCGCGACCGTCGCCGAGTCGCCCGACTCCATGCGGGCCCAGAAGAACACGAACACGGCCGCCGTGAGGACGAACGCCGCGCTCGCGTCGGGCAGCGTGGCCCGCAGGTCGGCTTTCAGGGTGACGCGGTCCGCGGGGGGCCGCCGGTCAGGGGTGGGCGGCGTGGTCGTCCCGTCGTCCTCGGGCGTGGTCTCTGGCAGCATCCTGTGGGCTCCCCGGCGCGGGCCACCGTCGAACGGTGCGCAGGTGTCGTGGAGGAACAAGTGTGGCCGGTGGGGGAGGGAATGCCGAGGAGACATCCGGCCAGAGCGGTGACCGTGGCTTCGAAGGGCGCGTCGACGGCCGTTGCCCGGCTCAGCAGTGCGCGGCGTCGGGAGGGGTGCGCGACCGACGGTGCCGGGGCGCGCGGGCCGCGGGCCGAACTCTCACGTCCTCACCGGCGGTGGACGCTGACGGCGTAGCCGCCGCCGGCGTAGGGGGCGGCGTCCCAGGTGGCGAAGCGGTCGACGAGGGTGAGGCCGGCTGCGGCGCAGCAGTCGTCGTACTCGGGCAGCGTGATGCCGGGCGGCACGGGCAGGTGGGCTTCGTCCAGGCCGAAGCCGGCGACCAGCAGACCGCCCGGACGCAGGGCCTCGGCCAGGCGCCGGACCACCGTGGCCTCGGTGCCGGCGGCGAGCAGCGGGAAAATATTTCCTGCGGCGACCACGAGGTCGAAGTCCGCCGCGATGCCGAGCAGGTCCGGCTCGAAGGCGGCCAGATCGGCCTGGAACCAGGGCAGTCCCGGCGCCTGCTGCCGCGCCACC contains these protein-coding regions:
- a CDS encoding class I SAM-dependent methyltransferase, with translation MSRWRELTGETSGEDYAARFAALAHSGKDVHGEAGFCAALVPAGARVLDAGCGTGRVMIRLAELGYDCVGVDLDASMLAVARQQAPGLPWFQADLAAFEPDLLGIAADFDLVVAAGNIFPLLAAGTEATVVRRLAEALRPGGLLVAGFGLDEAHLPVPPGITLPEYDDCCAAAGLTLVDRFATWDAAPYAGGGYAVSVHRR
- a CDS encoding ferric reductase-like transmembrane domain-containing protein, producing MLPETTPEDDGTTTPPTPDRRPPADRVTLKADLRATLPDASAAFVLTAAVFVFFWARMESGDSATVAVMPFMDDPRTYWMYLLSQAFGWSGLLWAWGTVMLGLLLSGPRPARLPVSRQVLERWHRTTSLTTMALMFAHALMFSAELVRYEAQVGWARRLWVGFADAFVPGWYDSGTGRIAIPLGQGALYLAIPLGLLFYVRHRIGANAWRRLHRFVIVVYVLSVWHTLLYGTNVWYGEWPRTVLWLLQLPVAVLLLLRLLRPARRAERLRAPARPGSGSLPGWVLRAAGRIAAAAVVIGLLAVVASGHDGGRDRPTDPPTSSPHAPETE